From Rudanella lutea DSM 19387, a single genomic window includes:
- a CDS encoding alpha/beta hydrolase family protein yields the protein MLLSSRFIALLLGIVFYSAAVWAQAPNDAFVFGDLLPDAPELAARGKYSVGVRTLTVTHTDQPDVLRSKGGQTPRYDRKLTLEIWYPARIPAGQTERVVYDQVMGSSNDPKRPLIPFTFAGRALRDAEPDPGTEAYPLVIVSHGYLGSRLLFTYLTENLASKGYVVVGIDHAESTFRDAGGFASTLLNRSLDDLFVLNEIARLSAKNSQSFLAGLVDSDNTALIGYSMGGYGALNVVGAGYSAQAAKTFGQLSGGSNALDSRTMTNPAYKASLDPRIKVAVAFAPWGMERGVWDAEGLAGLKVPTLFIAGSKDDISGYEKGIKAIYDGAINADRYLLTYLNARHNVAPNPPPAESLKPGLHFDEYYRYAEPAWNERRINNINQHFVTAFLGLHLKKLDYARYLNLPLSPNEGAWTGFKPRSAVGLELRHNKP from the coding sequence ATGCTACTCTCTTCCCGTTTTATCGCCCTGCTGCTGGGTATTGTTTTTTATTCGGCGGCCGTCTGGGCACAAGCCCCCAACGATGCCTTTGTGTTTGGTGATCTGTTGCCCGACGCCCCCGAACTGGCCGCCCGGGGTAAGTACTCAGTTGGGGTCCGAACCCTGACCGTGACCCATACCGATCAGCCTGACGTGCTTCGCAGCAAAGGTGGCCAAACACCCCGTTACGACCGTAAACTGACGCTCGAAATCTGGTATCCGGCCCGTATTCCGGCGGGCCAAACCGAACGTGTCGTTTACGATCAGGTGATGGGTAGCTCCAACGACCCCAAACGCCCGCTCATTCCGTTTACGTTTGCCGGTCGGGCCCTGCGCGACGCCGAACCCGACCCCGGCACGGAGGCATATCCGCTCGTGATTGTGTCACATGGCTATTTGGGATCTCGGTTGCTGTTTACCTACCTCACCGAAAATCTGGCCTCGAAAGGCTACGTCGTGGTGGGAATTGACCATGCCGAATCGACGTTTCGGGATGCGGGCGGCTTTGCCAGTACACTCCTCAACCGCTCGCTCGACGACCTGTTTGTACTGAACGAAATAGCCCGGCTTAGTGCTAAAAACAGCCAATCGTTTCTGGCGGGTCTGGTCGACTCGGACAACACGGCCCTTATTGGCTACTCAATGGGCGGCTACGGGGCGCTCAACGTAGTGGGGGCTGGCTACAGCGCGCAGGCGGCCAAAACGTTCGGGCAGTTGAGCGGTGGCAGCAACGCCCTCGACAGCAGAACCATGACGAACCCGGCCTACAAAGCATCGCTCGACCCGCGCATCAAAGTAGCCGTTGCGTTTGCCCCCTGGGGTATGGAGCGGGGTGTGTGGGATGCCGAAGGGCTGGCCGGTCTGAAAGTCCCGACCCTGTTTATTGCTGGTAGTAAAGACGATATTTCGGGGTACGAAAAAGGCATCAAGGCTATTTACGACGGAGCCATCAACGCCGACCGGTACCTGCTTACGTATCTGAACGCCCGGCACAACGTAGCCCCTAACCCTCCGCCAGCCGAGTCGCTCAAACCGGGCCTGCACTTTGATGAGTACTACCGCTATGCCGAACCCGCCTGGAATGAGCGACGCATTAATAACATCAATCAGCATTTTGTGACGGCTTTTTTGGGGTTACACCTCAAAAAACTCGACTACGCCAGGTACCTCAACCTGCCCTTGTCGCCCAACGAAGGCGCCTGGACCGGTTTCAAACCCCGCTCGGCCGTGGGTCTCGAACTACGGCACAATAAGCCTTGA
- a CDS encoding B12-binding domain-containing radical SAM protein, translating into MPAQTVLLLTPPFTQLNTPYPATAYLKGFLNAQAKAGMPVVAHQADLGIEVILKLFSAQGLAAMFAELDAAEVALSDNSYRICRLQRAYVSTIGPVIRFLQNKNPTLAHSICDRTYLPEASRFAQLDELDWAFGSMGLHDKARHLATLYLEDLGDLIQEAVDPHFGFSRYAERLGRSATHFDPLHAALQAPPTRITTLLLEQLEAHVQRTRPDVVCLTVPFPGNLFGALTCGQYLKTHHPHMKVVLGGGYANTELRSVQEPRLFDCVDFVSLDDGEAPLLTLLDHIAGNRPLTQVKRVFARVDGVVKYHNGAPEKDVPQRETGTPDYRDLPLTDYLSVIEVVNPMHRLWSDGRWNKLTLAHGCYWGKCSFCDITLDYIKRYEPVTASLLCDRIEEIIEQTGQTGFHFVDEAAPPALMRDLALEIVRRKLTVTWWTNIRFEVSFTPDLCRLLKASGCIAVSGGLEVASDRLLDRMKKGVTVAQVARVADAFTQAGIMVHAYLMYGFPTQTMQETVDSLEMVRQLFQQGVVQSGFWHRFAMTSHSPVGQHPAAFDVQRIGPDLPTANGSLFADNDLDHADPLGADHDLFAEGLRKSLFNYMHGVCFDFPLQEWFDFPIPPTTIPPRYIEKAIRQRPAEGQRTNALVVWTGGEPTLEVFEAAVPRSRRGQQVIEMAELEFYSKQDHWLLETELPVGEWLVTVLPDMDIDAPTPMSMQRLQTRYEEAGLGDFELFKASAVWKQLREHGLLVV; encoded by the coding sequence ATGCCTGCACAAACCGTTCTGCTCCTGACCCCTCCGTTTACGCAACTGAACACGCCTTACCCGGCCACCGCGTACCTGAAGGGGTTTCTGAACGCACAGGCCAAAGCGGGGATGCCCGTTGTGGCTCATCAGGCCGATTTGGGCATTGAGGTTATTCTGAAACTGTTTTCGGCTCAGGGGCTGGCCGCCATGTTTGCCGAGCTCGATGCCGCCGAGGTAGCCCTCTCGGACAACAGTTACCGAATCTGCCGGTTGCAGCGGGCCTATGTGAGCACCATCGGGCCGGTGATTCGGTTTCTGCAAAACAAAAACCCGACGCTGGCGCACAGCATCTGCGATCGTACCTACCTGCCCGAAGCCTCGCGGTTTGCCCAACTCGACGAACTCGACTGGGCGTTTGGCTCGATGGGCCTGCACGACAAGGCCCGGCATCTGGCCACGCTCTACCTCGAAGACCTGGGCGACCTGATTCAGGAGGCCGTTGATCCGCACTTTGGCTTTAGCCGGTACGCCGAACGACTGGGCCGGTCGGCTACGCACTTCGATCCCCTGCACGCGGCTTTGCAGGCTCCGCCCACGCGCATCACCACCCTGTTGCTCGAACAGCTCGAAGCCCATGTGCAGCGTACCCGCCCTGATGTGGTATGCCTCACGGTGCCCTTCCCGGGCAATTTGTTTGGAGCACTCACCTGCGGGCAGTATCTCAAAACCCATCACCCCCACATGAAGGTGGTGCTGGGGGGCGGCTATGCCAATACCGAACTTCGGTCGGTGCAGGAACCCCGTTTGTTTGATTGCGTCGATTTTGTGAGCCTCGACGATGGCGAAGCACCCTTGCTCACCTTGCTCGACCACATAGCTGGTAACCGGCCTCTCACGCAGGTGAAGCGGGTGTTTGCCCGTGTCGACGGGGTTGTGAAATACCATAATGGCGCGCCCGAAAAAGACGTGCCGCAGCGCGAAACTGGAACCCCCGACTACCGCGACCTGCCCCTGACCGACTACCTATCGGTGATTGAAGTTGTCAACCCGATGCACCGGCTCTGGAGCGATGGTCGTTGGAATAAACTCACGCTGGCGCATGGTTGTTACTGGGGTAAATGCTCGTTTTGCGACATCACGCTCGACTATATCAAGCGCTACGAGCCCGTTACGGCCTCGCTGCTGTGCGACCGAATCGAAGAAATTATCGAGCAAACCGGGCAAACGGGGTTTCATTTTGTGGATGAAGCTGCCCCGCCCGCGCTCATGCGCGATTTGGCGCTCGAAATTGTCCGGCGCAAGCTCACCGTGACCTGGTGGACCAATATCCGGTTTGAGGTGAGTTTCACGCCCGACCTGTGCCGGTTGCTCAAGGCGTCGGGTTGTATCGCCGTGTCGGGCGGGCTTGAGGTAGCCTCCGACCGGTTGCTCGACCGGATGAAAAAAGGCGTGACGGTAGCGCAGGTGGCCCGCGTAGCCGACGCCTTCACGCAGGCGGGCATCATGGTGCACGCCTACCTGATGTACGGTTTTCCGACACAAACTATGCAGGAAACCGTCGATTCGCTCGAAATGGTGCGGCAGCTTTTTCAGCAAGGCGTGGTGCAGTCGGGTTTCTGGCACCGGTTTGCCATGACCTCGCACAGCCCCGTGGGGCAGCATCCGGCCGCATTTGATGTGCAGCGCATTGGTCCCGACCTGCCGACGGCAAACGGGTCGCTCTTTGCCGACAACGACCTCGACCATGCCGACCCCCTCGGTGCCGACCATGATCTGTTTGCCGAAGGGTTGCGTAAATCGCTCTTCAACTACATGCACGGGGTGTGCTTTGATTTCCCGTTGCAGGAGTGGTTCGATTTCCCGATTCCACCCACGACCATACCCCCTCGATATATCGAGAAAGCCATCCGGCAACGCCCAGCCGAGGGGCAACGTACCAACGCGCTCGTGGTCTGGACTGGCGGAGAACCTACGCTCGAAGTGTTCGAAGCGGCTGTGCCCCGATCCCGGCGCGGGCAACAGGTAATCGAAATGGCCGAGTTGGAGTTTTACAGCAAGCAAGACCATTGGTTACTCGAAACCGAATTGCCGGTGGGTGAGTGGTTAGTGACTGTTCTGCCCGACATGGACATCGACGCCCCAACGCCTATGTCGATGCAACGGCTACAGACCCGCTACGAAGAGGCAGGCCTGGGCGATTTTGAGCTGTTTAAAGCGTCTGCGGTCTGGAAACAACTCCGCGAACATGGGCTGTTGGTAGTGTAG
- a CDS encoding OmpA family protein: MNFFAAFNDIVTPDVINKAAVFVEESAPKTQKAIEGLGLTVLGGLLKRTTSEIGVNQLFNYIQKGNYDGSQTAGLSSALKDPAQTNLLIAHGNDTISHLLPAMKSSIANMISSYAGIRNSSAVSLLGLTSGIVLDVLGKQVREQKMDADGLAAALFEQREEFVQKVPESLMPKLVEKLGLQQIVAGIAGPARRGEPAATPGRPISAPGPAVTAPVYDTSSDSDNTNGLVGKIGIGLVLAAIIGAGAYMVYNNSRTGQTDDASEVAETTVTTDAGQADTVARSMAVPVDTSAMRTKPATASAVAPVAPSAASTTATAGAGTLTTALNSYMADITAPKGRTFSLSAVSFQPGSTSLTPGSETTVTEIANFLKANPAAQIRLVGYANDAGAGTTNKALSFKRVNTIKSMLVAQGINYIRVDAVGLGTGSKPRPGDSTGTRTPSLRKIDMKVVYK; this comes from the coding sequence ATGAATTTTTTTGCCGCGTTTAACGACATTGTAACGCCGGACGTCATCAATAAAGCAGCCGTTTTTGTCGAGGAGTCCGCTCCGAAAACGCAAAAAGCAATCGAAGGCCTCGGCCTGACGGTACTGGGTGGTTTGTTGAAGCGGACAACCTCCGAAATTGGGGTCAATCAGCTTTTTAACTACATTCAGAAAGGCAATTACGATGGTTCGCAGACGGCAGGTCTGTCCAGTGCCCTTAAAGATCCGGCACAAACCAATTTGCTCATTGCACACGGCAACGATACGATCAGTCATCTGCTGCCGGCCATGAAAAGCTCCATTGCCAACATGATTTCGAGCTATGCGGGAATCCGCAACTCGTCGGCAGTGTCGTTGCTGGGTCTGACGTCGGGGATCGTACTCGATGTGCTGGGCAAGCAGGTACGTGAGCAAAAAATGGATGCCGACGGGTTGGCAGCTGCTCTGTTTGAACAACGCGAAGAGTTTGTTCAGAAAGTGCCCGAAAGCCTGATGCCCAAACTGGTCGAAAAGCTTGGTTTGCAGCAGATTGTAGCAGGCATTGCCGGCCCCGCTCGCCGGGGCGAACCGGCAGCTACGCCCGGCCGACCTATTTCGGCACCCGGCCCAGCCGTTACGGCCCCAGTCTACGATACGAGTTCTGACTCCGACAATACCAATGGGTTGGTAGGTAAAATCGGTATCGGCCTGGTATTGGCAGCTATTATCGGTGCCGGTGCCTACATGGTTTATAACAACAGTCGCACCGGCCAAACCGACGATGCAAGCGAAGTTGCCGAAACGACCGTAACAACCGATGCTGGTCAGGCTGATACCGTAGCCCGGTCAATGGCAGTTCCGGTAGACACCAGCGCCATGCGGACCAAACCCGCCACTGCGTCGGCTGTGGCTCCGGTAGCCCCTTCGGCTGCCTCTACCACCGCAACGGCCGGAGCAGGTACCCTCACCACGGCACTTAACAGCTACATGGCCGACATTACGGCTCCGAAAGGACGTACGTTTTCGCTGTCGGCTGTATCGTTTCAACCGGGTTCAACCAGTCTGACACCCGGTTCGGAAACGACCGTTACCGAAATTGCTAATTTCCTGAAAGCCAACCCGGCCGCTCAGATTCGGTTGGTAGGATACGCTAACGATGCCGGGGCCGGTACAACCAACAAAGCCCTGTCATTCAAGCGCGTTAATACCATCAAATCCATGCTCGTGGCCCAGGGTATCAACTACATCCGGGTCGATGCGGTTGGATTGGGCACGGGTTCAAAACCCAGACCCGGCGACTCAACCGGCACACGCACTCCCTCGCTGCGTAAGATCGACATGAAAGTGGTTTATAAATAG
- the yiaA gene encoding inner membrane protein YiaA codes for MNQKPSAAFIGASWVALGAGMAGYLIGLWRSDLLLNEKGYYFTILMYGLFAVVSVQKSVRDRLEGIPVTDIYYSICWFSTVLAIVLLTVGLWNATMLPSEKGFYAFAFLLALFGAIAVQKNTRDSQVPNAADTAPKRSVV; via the coding sequence ATGAACCAGAAACCCTCTGCCGCTTTTATCGGAGCCTCGTGGGTAGCCTTAGGAGCCGGTATGGCTGGCTACCTGATCGGGCTTTGGCGTTCCGATCTACTCCTCAACGAAAAGGGGTACTATTTTACCATTCTGATGTATGGCTTGTTTGCTGTGGTGTCGGTACAGAAAAGTGTCCGCGACCGCCTGGAAGGTATTCCTGTCACGGATATTTACTACAGCATTTGCTGGTTTTCGACGGTTCTGGCCATTGTTCTCCTGACGGTGGGGCTGTGGAATGCGACGATGCTACCCAGCGAAAAAGGTTTTTATGCCTTTGCGTTTCTGCTGGCGTTATTCGGGGCCATTGCGGTGCAGAAAAACACCCGCGATAGTCAGGTGCCTAACGCAGCCGATACAGCCCCCAAACGTTCGGTTGTGTAA
- a CDS encoding SDR family NAD(P)-dependent oxidoreductase, with amino-acid sequence MTTQTGKTALITGASSGIGKELATLFAQDGYNLVLVALSDEKLNAVEQDFKSAYSGQQITVIGKDLAAVNAPQEIYDELSGQGIQVDVLVNNAGFGEYGMFATETDLQKELDIIQVNISALVYLTKLFSKDMVQRNSGKILMLGSVASVMPNPMMAVYGATKSFIYSFSEALRNELKDSDVTVTVLMPGATDTDFFNRAGAMNTKAQEEARKTDPARVAKDGYEALMAGKDKVISGMKNKLSVASSYVLPDGAVAANMRKQMQDKNYATDQEEESQMNSLLLGVGVAALAVAGLLLFRSYNNLSTYDKLRYRAKAKRLSWKAQQMANEYTNQAQHAGQSVVDSLKGAYQNGKARVEETLA; translated from the coding sequence ATGACAACGCAAACCGGGAAAACCGCACTCATTACGGGCGCATCTAGTGGAATCGGTAAAGAATTAGCGACCCTTTTTGCCCAGGACGGCTATAATCTGGTGCTTGTGGCCCTGAGCGACGAGAAGCTCAACGCCGTCGAACAGGACTTCAAAAGTGCATACAGTGGTCAGCAGATCACCGTGATCGGTAAGGATCTGGCGGCAGTGAATGCCCCTCAGGAAATCTACGACGAACTAAGCGGGCAGGGTATTCAGGTGGATGTGCTGGTAAACAATGCTGGCTTTGGCGAATACGGTATGTTTGCTACCGAAACCGACCTTCAGAAAGAGTTAGACATTATTCAGGTCAATATCTCAGCCTTGGTGTACCTGACCAAGCTCTTCAGCAAAGACATGGTACAGCGCAACTCGGGTAAGATTCTGATGCTCGGATCGGTGGCTTCGGTGATGCCTAACCCCATGATGGCCGTGTACGGGGCCACTAAGTCGTTTATCTACTCGTTCTCCGAAGCCCTCCGCAACGAGCTGAAAGACAGCGACGTGACCGTGACCGTGCTCATGCCCGGCGCTACCGACACCGATTTCTTCAACCGGGCCGGTGCCATGAACACCAAAGCGCAGGAAGAAGCCCGTAAAACCGACCCGGCCCGTGTAGCTAAGGATGGCTACGAAGCCCTGATGGCGGGTAAAGACAAGGTTATTTCAGGCATGAAAAACAAACTGTCGGTGGCCAGTTCGTATGTTTTGCCCGACGGGGCCGTTGCCGCCAACATGCGCAAGCAGATGCAGGATAAAAACTACGCCACCGATCAGGAAGAAGAGTCGCAAATGAACAGCCTGTTGCTCGGCGTAGGTGTAGCGGCCCTCGCGGTTGCAGGCCTCTTACTGTTCCGGTCGTACAACAACCTGAGCACGTACGATAAACTACGGTACCGGGCTAAAGCCAAGCGTCTAAGCTGGAAGGCGCAGCAGATGGCTAACGAGTACACGAATCAGGCCCAACACGCCGGGCAATCGGTGGTCGATTCGCTCAAAGGGGCATACCAAAACGGCAAGGCCCGCGTAGAAGAAACGCTGGCGTAG
- a CDS encoding LytR/AlgR family response regulator transcription factor has translation MESLTNNPLIPVMPNFPASYQRGTQRIALPYLNRTVMISVDDITCLEGEGNYTFLYTRDRKKYLISKTLKEFERTLDGNVFLRVHKSHIVNLGYVRRGVLGADRMLRMADGREVAVSRRRLKEIWDRLNEYYQNLLN, from the coding sequence ATGGAATCACTTACCAACAATCCGTTAATTCCTGTTATGCCTAACTTCCCGGCTTCGTACCAGCGGGGAACCCAGCGCATTGCCTTGCCATACCTGAACCGAACGGTTATGATTTCGGTAGATGACATCACCTGCCTCGAAGGCGAGGGGAATTACACCTTTCTGTACACGCGGGACCGGAAAAAGTATTTGATCTCAAAAACGCTCAAAGAATTTGAGCGTACACTCGATGGTAATGTGTTTCTGCGCGTACACAAATCGCATATTGTCAATTTAGGCTACGTGCGCCGGGGGGTACTGGGTGCCGACCGGATGCTGCGAATGGCCGATGGCCGTGAGGTGGCTGTGTCGCGTCGGCGGTTGAAAGAAATTTGGGATCGCCTGAACGAATACTATCAGAATCTTCTGAATTAA
- the pheS gene encoding phenylalanine--tRNA ligase subunit alpha, with the protein MLDKVRELVQEIDQATITTKEDLEQFRMRFISRKGVLTELFDNLKTVAAEDRRAVGKELNDLKNKALARFQDSSEALEASGTGNQGPAVDLTLPNVPGLTGTQHPLSIVRQRIIQIFERIGFNVSDGPEIESDWYNFGALNFPDNHPARDMQDTFFVQKSAENQSADMLLRTHTSNVQIRLMEHRSKEETFRPIRSIMPGRVYRNETISARAHCQFHQVEGLYVDRNVGFRDLKDTLYHFVKEMFTKDTKIRFRPSYFPFTEPSAEIDISCQICHGSGCNICKHSGWVEIAGSGMVDPQVLINSGIDAEEYTGFAFGMGIERITMLKYEVRDLRLYFENDVRFLKQFEGL; encoded by the coding sequence ATGCTGGATAAAGTCAGGGAATTAGTACAGGAAATCGATCAGGCTACCATTACCACCAAAGAAGATTTAGAACAGTTTCGGATGCGGTTTATCAGCCGCAAGGGGGTACTGACCGAGTTGTTTGACAATCTGAAAACTGTGGCCGCCGAAGACCGCCGGGCGGTGGGCAAGGAGCTTAACGACCTTAAAAACAAGGCACTCGCCCGATTCCAGGACTCATCGGAGGCTCTGGAAGCGAGTGGAACGGGCAATCAGGGTCCGGCCGTTGATCTGACCTTACCCAATGTACCGGGCCTGACGGGTACCCAACACCCCCTTTCGATTGTCCGGCAGCGCATCATCCAGATTTTTGAGCGAATCGGCTTCAACGTGTCCGATGGCCCTGAAATCGAAAGCGACTGGTATAACTTCGGGGCACTCAACTTCCCCGATAATCACCCCGCGCGCGATATGCAGGACACGTTTTTCGTGCAGAAATCAGCCGAAAACCAATCGGCCGACATGCTCCTGCGTACGCACACCTCCAATGTGCAGATTCGGCTGATGGAGCACCGCAGCAAAGAAGAAACCTTCCGCCCGATTCGCTCTATTATGCCGGGCCGGGTGTACCGCAACGAAACCATTTCGGCACGGGCGCACTGTCAGTTTCACCAGGTTGAAGGGCTGTATGTAGACCGCAACGTGGGTTTCCGTGATCTTAAAGACACGCTGTACCACTTCGTGAAAGAGATGTTCACGAAAGATACCAAGATTCGGTTCCGGCCATCGTATTTCCCATTTACGGAGCCAAGTGCCGAGATTGATATATCGTGCCAGATTTGCCACGGCTCGGGCTGCAACATCTGTAAGCATTCGGGTTGGGTCGAAATTGCCGGTTCGGGTATGGTTGACCCACAGGTGCTGATCAACAGCGGTATTGATGCCGAAGAATACACCGGCTTTGCATTTGGCATGGGTATCGAACGCATCACAATGCTCAAGTACGAAGTGCGCGACCTACGCCTTTACTTCGAAAATGACGTCCGATTCCTGAAGCAGTTTGAAGGACTATAA
- a CDS encoding LytR/AlgR family response regulator transcription factor, giving the protein MNTMTSEAFLDSMSMPFPKSVENNTSSPCLQKLLIPFYDRKRTVSVDEIVRLEGCGNYTNFFLKDGTKMLVSRTLKEYETLLDGQAFVRVHKSCIVNLSFVRKFYVKKEGELELTDGQQVKISRRRAQMFMDRMQQRQPADIN; this is encoded by the coding sequence ATGAACACTATGACGTCAGAAGCTTTCTTAGACAGCATGTCAATGCCTTTTCCCAAGAGTGTGGAAAACAACACCAGCTCGCCTTGTTTGCAGAAATTGTTGATTCCGTTTTATGACCGTAAACGTACGGTTTCTGTTGACGAAATTGTCCGGCTGGAAGGTTGTGGGAATTACACGAACTTCTTCCTCAAAGACGGTACCAAAATGCTGGTGTCACGCACCTTGAAAGAGTACGAAACATTGCTTGATGGACAAGCTTTTGTGCGGGTTCATAAGTCGTGCATTGTTAACCTGAGCTTTGTTCGCAAGTTCTACGTGAAGAAAGAAGGTGAACTCGAACTGACCGACGGTCAGCAGGTAAAGATCTCACGTCGGCGCGCGCAGATGTTTATGGATCGGATGCAACAGCGTCAGCCAGCCGATATTAACTAA
- the xseB gene encoding exodeoxyribonuclease VII small subunit: protein MSYQEAYDQLVELIDDIESEATPLDELPAKIKLATDLIAYCQQRLRSVEGDFQEALSRIKSQ, encoded by the coding sequence ATGTCTTACCAGGAAGCCTACGACCAACTGGTCGAACTGATTGACGATATCGAGAGCGAAGCCACTCCGCTCGATGAGCTGCCCGCCAAAATAAAGCTGGCCACCGACCTCATTGCGTACTGCCAACAGCGACTCCGTTCGGTAGAAGGTGACTTCCAGGAGGCTTTATCGAGAATTAAAAGCCAATAA
- a CDS encoding exodeoxyribonuclease VII large subunit — protein sequence MTPIRLADLAYAIEAVVEERFSGRAFWVVAETSDIKNYPDRNYCFLTLVDRDSSSPGGRDTVAKLEAAIWRKNYSIIRAFEQATGVAFARNISLLLQVTVGFHAVYGMRLEIHQIDHSYTLGNLERERQAILDTLVRDHAELVWQEGGAYITANQLLPRPSVWQRIALIAAPGSDGWRDFRHELTNNPFGYQYQIDEYLTQIQGQGADRAICAQLDRIRESDVAYDAVVIVRGGGSQLDFGSFDTLRVGLAVAGFPVPVLTGIGHERNVSIADMLCHQSVKTPTKAAAFLIDHNRQFEEQCLRLFGRLIEASRQSIQHSRQRLTAETERFRFVTNDFLKQKQLDLVEKSVTLKHLDPANVLRRGYALIQRDGRIITKTSALAIGDSVQIQLADGITDATIR from the coding sequence ATGACACCCATCCGTTTAGCCGATTTAGCCTACGCCATTGAGGCCGTTGTTGAAGAACGATTTTCGGGCCGGGCTTTCTGGGTGGTAGCCGAAACGAGCGACATCAAGAATTACCCCGACCGCAACTATTGTTTTCTGACCCTGGTCGACCGGGACAGCAGTTCGCCGGGTGGCCGCGATACGGTCGCTAAACTGGAGGCTGCTATCTGGCGCAAAAATTACAGCATCATCCGGGCCTTTGAACAGGCTACCGGGGTAGCTTTTGCCCGCAACATCTCGCTGCTGTTGCAGGTGACAGTAGGGTTCCATGCCGTGTACGGAATGCGGCTTGAGATTCACCAGATCGATCATTCGTACACGCTCGGCAACCTCGAACGCGAGCGGCAGGCCATTCTGGATACCCTTGTACGCGACCATGCCGAACTGGTCTGGCAGGAAGGGGGCGCCTACATAACCGCCAACCAGCTGCTGCCGCGCCCCTCGGTTTGGCAACGCATTGCCCTTATTGCCGCCCCCGGCTCCGACGGTTGGCGCGACTTTCGGCACGAACTCACCAACAACCCCTTCGGCTACCAATACCAGATCGACGAGTATCTGACCCAGATACAGGGTCAGGGGGCCGACCGGGCCATTTGCGCCCAACTCGATCGGATTCGGGAGAGCGACGTAGCCTACGATGCCGTCGTGATTGTCCGGGGCGGGGGCTCACAGCTCGACTTTGGGTCGTTCGATACGCTGCGGGTGGGGCTGGCTGTGGCTGGTTTTCCGGTGCCAGTGCTTACGGGCATCGGACACGAGCGCAACGTCAGTATTGCCGATATGCTCTGTCATCAGAGCGTAAAAACACCCACCAAAGCAGCTGCTTTTCTGATCGACCATAACCGGCAATTTGAGGAGCAATGCCTACGCCTGTTCGGGCGGCTTATCGAAGCGAGTCGGCAGTCAATTCAGCACAGCCGGCAACGCCTGACCGCCGAAACCGAACGGTTTCGGTTTGTCACAAACGATTTTTTGAAGCAGAAACAGCTTGATCTGGTCGAGAAAAGCGTGACCCTGAAACACCTCGATCCGGCCAATGTGCTCCGGCGCGGATACGCCCTCATTCAGCGCGATGGACGTATTATTACCAAAACGTCGGCGCTGGCAATTGGTGATTCTGTACAAATTCAACTTGCCGACGGCATCACCGATGCCACAATTCGTTGA
- a CDS encoding porin family protein, translated as MKKSLLFAAIALMPAVSVAQDSFQFGIKGGVNLSKFSLGENVVTTRLNANGSPAVGVDGQLIRDNLRESLNSRTGTAFGVYARFGRNLYIQPEVLYSTKASSFDIVRTQNGQTQTETVNISTTSFDVPVLLGLKGGPLRVVAGPVVSFRIGDNQRFGEALRQYTTGSLNDAWAKAYYGYQIGGGLDLGRIGIDVRREGSFSDIAAVDLGTAGQTTQFSQKLKSWQVTLAYKIF; from the coding sequence ATGAAGAAGAGCCTTCTGTTCGCTGCCATCGCCTTAATGCCTGCCGTATCGGTTGCGCAGGATTCGTTTCAATTCGGCATTAAGGGCGGGGTCAACCTGTCGAAATTTTCCCTCGGTGAAAACGTTGTGACCACCCGGCTCAATGCGAATGGCTCCCCAGCGGTGGGGGTCGATGGACAGCTCATTCGCGACAATCTGCGCGAGAGCCTCAACAGCCGGACCGGCACCGCCTTTGGGGTGTACGCCCGCTTTGGTCGTAACCTGTATATTCAGCCTGAGGTGTTGTACTCGACAAAAGCCAGCTCGTTCGATATTGTGCGAACGCAAAACGGACAGACGCAAACTGAAACCGTTAATATCTCGACTACCAGTTTCGATGTACCCGTATTGTTGGGTCTGAAAGGTGGCCCGTTGCGTGTGGTGGCCGGGCCGGTAGTCTCGTTCCGTATTGGGGATAATCAGCGCTTCGGTGAAGCCCTGCGGCAGTACACGACGGGTTCGCTCAACGATGCCTGGGCAAAAGCCTATTATGGGTATCAGATTGGGGGCGGCCTCGACCTCGGCCGAATTGGCATTGACGTACGCCGGGAAGGCAGCTTTTCCGACATTGCCGCCGTTGACCTCGGTACGGCAGGCCAAACCACTCAGTTTAGCCAGAAGCTGAAGTCATGGCAGGTTACGCTGGCCTACAAAATCTTTTAA